A region from the Drosophila ananassae strain 14024-0371.13 chromosome 2L, ASM1763931v2, whole genome shotgun sequence genome encodes:
- the LOC6505576 gene encoding protein tailless produces the protein MQSSEGSPDMMDQKYNSVRLSPAASSRILYHVPCKVCRDHSSGKHYGIYACDGCAGFFKRSIRRSRQYVCKSQKQGLCVVDKTHRNQCRACRLRKCFEVGMNKDAVQHERGPRNSTLRRHMAMYKDAMMGAGEMPQIPAEILMNTAALTGFPGVPMPIPGLPQRPPPPPPHHHHAAFQPPPPTAAAVLDLSVPRVPHHPVHQGHHHAFFSPTAAYMNALATRALPPTPPLMAAEHIKETAAEHLFKNVNWIKSVRAFTELPMPDQLMLLEESWKEFFILAMAQYLMPMNFAQLLFVYESENANREIMGMVTREVHAFQDVLNQLCHLNIDSTEYECLRAISLFRKSPPAASSTEDLANSSILTGSGSPNSSASAESKGLLESGKVAAMHNDARSALHNYIQRTHPAQPLRFQTLLGVVQLMHKVSSFTIEELFFRKTIGDITIVRLISDMYSQRKI, from the exons ATGCAGTCGTCGGAAGGATCGCCAGATATGATGGATCAGAAATACAACAGCGTGCGCTTGTCGCCAGCGGCTTCAA GTCGCATTCTATACCATGTGCCTTGCAAAGTTTGCCGGGATCACAGCTCTGGCAAACACTATGGCATTTATGCCTGTGATGGATGTGCTGGATTCTTTAAGCGCAGCATTCGCCGTTCTCGGCAATATGTCTGCAAGTCCCAAAAGCAAGGGCTCTGTGTGGTGGACAAGACCCACAGGAATCAGTGCCGTGCGTGCCGCCTAAGGAAGTGCTTTGAGGTCGGCATGAACAAGGATGCAGTCCAGCATGAGCGCGGACCCAGGAACTCTACACTTCGTCGCCACATGGCCATGTACAAGGATGCCATGATGGGTGCTGGTGAAATGCCGCAGATCCCAGCAGAAATCTTGATGAACACCGCTGCCTTGACCGGATTTCCTGGAGTGCCAATGCCCATTCCTGGCTTGCCACAGCGtccgccaccaccgccgccgcaTCACCATCATGCCGCCTTCCAACCCCCACCGCCCACTGCCGCTGCCGTCTTGGATTTGTCCGTGCCACGAGTGCCCCACCATCCGGTGCACCAGGGTCATCACCATGCCTTCTTCTCGCCCACTGCTGCCTACATGAACGCCTTGGCCACCCGGGCACTGCCGCCTACTCCGCCCCTGATGGCCGCCGAACACATCAAGGAAACCGCCGCCGAGCATCTCTTCAAGAACGTCAACTGGATCAAAAGTGTCCGCGCCTTCACGGAACTGCCCATGCCCGATCAGCTTATGCTGCTGGAAGAGTCCTGGAAGGAGTTCTTTATCCTGGCCATGGCCCAGTACCTCATGCCCATGAACTTTGCGCAACTGCTGTTCGTCTATGAGTCGGAGAATGCCAACCGAGAGATCATGGGCATGGTGACCCGTGAGGTCCATGCCTTCCAGGATGTCCTGAATCAGCTCTGCCACCTGAACATCGATAGCACCGAGTACGAATGCCTGAGGGCTATCTCGCTCTTCCGCAAATCGCCGCCGGCAGCCAGCTCCACCGAGGATTTGGCCAACAGCTCTATTTTAACAGGAAGTGGTAGCCCCAATTCTTCGGCTTCCGCAGAGTCAAAGGGTTTGCTGGAGTCTGGAAAGGTAGCCGCCATGCACAACGATGCCAGGAGTGCCTTGCACAATTACATCCAACGTACTCATCCAGCGCAGCCACTGCGATTCCAAACCCTTTTGGGAGTGGTTCAGCTGATGCACAAGGTCTCCAGTTTCACCATCGAGGAGCTGTTCTTCCGCAAAACCATTGGGGATATAACCATTGTGCGCCTCATCTCCGATATGTACAGCCAGCGCAAGATCTAA